Below is a window of Arabidopsis thaliana chromosome 2, partial sequence DNA.
AAGTTCCTGTTATACAGAAACTAAACTACATAAGACTAGCTAAGACGATTGGATACTAGATCAATCAAAAACACTTATAAATCTGAGAAACAATTTCGAAGAGCAACAATGACCTGAATAAGAATGATATTAGCTCCTTTAGCGTGAGCTTCTCTGACTAATCTGCGTAAAATGTAAACAATTCCATTCTCAGATACTGAAATCGGATTCGAACGGGGGAATCTATATCAGAGCTTGAAATTGAATAGTTCGATTCCAAAGGTCCGTGATCACAATAAATTGCTCGAGAAGCTTATACGCATATGGAAATttgaaggaggaggaagatgggAGAGATTGATAATTAGAGAGAGGGagggaggaagagagagagacgaacCGCTCAGCGGCGGCGACATTGGTGGAGATATCGTCGGAGCAAGCGAATTGGAGAGATGAAACAACCActtctcgtcttcttccttccgTTTccattgtttctctctctttctctgtgttttttctCACAGTGAAGGAATTTAAGGACGCTCAAAATCGAATATAAGGTAGCTGACTCATTTGACTGTGACTAGcagagagaacaaaatagaacagaacattttttcttttccaaaatcGAATAAAGGCGTTcacaaacgcaaacgcaaacgcaaacgcagACGTAAAACCCCAAATTGAGTTGGAACATTTTAGATGTTTTATGAATGAGGGATCCTAATCCTTGTATGGTCTTATTTTAGATTCTTCTACACTTATCTACTATATGCACAAGACATAAACAAGTTGATACAAAATAAGTGTTGGTGGGTAAAAGTTACATTGGTGGatttaaaataactaaacttggaacataatcACTTAGAACATAATAACTGAAGAGAAACCAGAGACATAATAACTGAAGAGAAACCAGGGACAATATTTCAATTGGTTTGTACAATAATCGAATTTTCTGCAACCATGCCTTCCAATAATGTACATCATGTTCTCCGTGAAATCCTCGCATCTCCCACAATACATAatcactttcttttcttcatcaataaAATCTGTATTCGACTAAACAATCTCTTACCTAGAAAACTAGAAGGTATAACAATATTCAGTGATCCAACAAGATACTTAATTGAGGAGTCTTGTACTTGATCTTCAAACTCTTTGATGTCTACATTGACACCATATTGACGTTATCCCCCGAGTAAACATAGAGTATAATATATCTTTTAAGTTCGAGCTCTctagaagaacaaaatataGTGAATTTCCTCAGGTCTTTAATCTTCGCGATGATGGTCTTATACTTGAGTTGTTGCATCACTCCATGTTTATACATATGTAGTACCATCACTACTTCCACCTTTAAATCATTGGCCTCTTtgatgttggaaaaaaaaacttccaaaaaaaaaagacgttCACAAAAGCTAACGTGCGCTGGAGACGAATTTTACTGGAAAAGCTAACGTGCGCCTAATTTCCACCGTGCTCATCCAATTTCACCAAATCTCCGAAAACCTTAAAAccagaatcaaaattttcacatttGGAAGGATCTGATCTGAAACAATGGCAGTGAGAGCAACGGTGTCGCGTTTTCCGATCGATTCAGACGCTCAAGAGGCGTCAGGACTTCCTTGGGGACTGACAGTAACACCATTCGCGGCCAAAGACGAGAACGGAATCGGACCAGCGTGCGGATCTAACggtcatcttcttcctcgttgCGAAAACTGCTACGCTTACTTCAATACCTATTGTGAGCTTGATCAATGGGCTTGGAATTGCTCGCTTTGTGGAACTCTCAATGGACTTCCTTCTGATGCTATTGCTCGTTACTCTAATCCTCACTCTATACCTGAAATGACTTCCTCCTTCATTGATCTTGAGATGCCTCGTATGTCTTACGTCATCTCTATactgattcttttgttttttttgttggaattggTTCTAATTTCtgattaattgtttgtttttctagtGGATGGATCGGAGGAAGAGATGACGCAAGCACGACCTGTGTATGTTGCGGCGATTGATATCTCTTGTAAGGcttatttcttctatattgTGTTCGAAGCTCATTGTGATCAGTGTAGATTGTACTTGAATTGTGTGTTAGTGAACTTTGGATTGTGAATTTTGAAAGCAATGTGTGTGTCATTTTGCTATGGATTATGATTCTAGCTTGGGTTTGTatgcttttttgttgttcttatcGATTTTTGGCTTGCTTATGTTGTGATTTTGTCATGACTTTGGAGATAGGGTGTGGTAGCAGTAAATTTGTTTCGAATTTTGTTCAAATGTTGCACTTTTTGCtcatgattatttttgttatctgCAGCTTCTGAGGAATTTTTGGAGCTTACAAAAAGTGCATTGCTAGCCGCTCTGGAAGGTCGTTTCATACCAAATTTAAAGCAAGgatttactttttcttctgtgTGACTGTGTCCTGAGGAAAACAATTCTCTCGTTTTTTCGTATATGCAGCTCTAAGTCCAGGGGCTCTTTTTGGTCTTGTTACGTTCAGTCACAAAATAGGACTGTATGATGTTCAAGGACCTATACCAGTTGTAAAGAATGTATTCATTCCCCCTGATGGGGAGAGCAGCTTATCGCTAGAACTTGAGGATGTCATGCCCTTGTTACAATTTTTGGCTCCGGTATGGTCATTTTTTAACATCTTGTTTCCTGTTTCCTACTTCCTTGGTCATTCAAATTGATTGTCGGATCACATGGCTTGGAATACCTGTTGACAGACTAAGTTCTCTTTCTGTACTTCCTGCAGGTAGAAACTTGCAAGGATCGTATTGCTGCTGCACTTGAGACACTCAGACCAATTACTTCTTGGGAGAGATCAGCTGGAGCAGGTCAAGGGATGGATAGTGTGTTGATGGGTGGTAGGGGCTTTGGTACAGCTATGGAAGCTCTATTCAACTATCTAGGATCTGAATTTGGGAATACATTTGCATTAGGTATGTGAAATTATTTAGCATGCCCATACTCTATATGTTTCAACATAGTCGTAGTGGCCAGTTGGTATTGTTTTATTGACTTGATATAAGTGCAGCTAGGGTGTTTGCTTTCCTATCTGGTCCTCCTGATTATGGACGTGGACAATTGGATACAAGTAGATATGGTGAACAATATGCAAGTAAAAGGGTAGATGCTGATCGTGCTCTACTTCCTGAACAAACACCATTCTACAAAGACCTAGTAAGTCTTATTTCAAGATTTTCTGTCTCCGGAATGGATATATTCTTTGAGCTTAGATCTAACGGCTCTTTTATAGGCCACCATTGCTGTCCAATCAGGTGTATGTGTAGATTTATTTGCAGTTACAAATGAGTACACAGATTTAGCATCCCTGAAGTTCCTTAGCATTGAAAGTGGCGGTTCACTGTTTTTGTATTCAAGCACTGATGATTCAACTCTTCCCCAAGACATGTTAGTTCTGATTCTTGGCATTATATTTCCACTCCAATAGAAATAAAGCATGCTGTGTTTTCTTTACTTGTTACCAACTTAATTGAAGCAAAATCGCATGATCTTCTTTTGTAGGTTTCGAATGCTTAACCGGCCGTATGCATTCAATTGTGTCTTGAGATTGAGGACGTCAACTGAATTCAAACCTGGCAACTCTGTATGTGGTTTTAGTGAAAACCGAAAGTTcagataatgattttttttttttttttttttttgcttcagcTAACAGTTTAGCCTTACTTGCAGTTTGGTCACTTCTTTCCAGATCCACAGTACGAGAACCTTCAGCATATCATCTGCTGTGATTCATATGCAACATATGCATATGACTTTGAATTTGCAGATAACACTGGATTTTCCAGGTAAACTTAACAATAATTGCTTTTTCCTATAAAATTTTCATGATTTGGTCGAAGGGAcgatattgatgatgattgttTCCATGCAATTGTAAAGCTGCTAGTCATTGATTTTGTCATAATGTGACTCTTAATACATCTGTAATTAGTCATTGTCATGCTTTCCTTGACCTGCAATAAAGTAAttgtcttaaaaaaaatttatagagCTTTTTACTATATTATTGAATCCTCTGCCAAGTCTTTTAACTAATATGATAAACGGACTTGGCACTTAAAGATGCTTACTTCTTGTGCTCTTTTCCAGGCATTCTGGAGAGCAACCAGTGGTGCAAATTGCATTTCAGTACACAGTTGTTGTACCTCCCGAGGGACTGTCAAATTCAGAAATGTCATCTTCAAGTAGGTAAGATTCAATCCATGCTAAAGCTGTTGATTGATTGTAGTCAAATGGGGCTATGCTTATTATTGGAATTTTTTATCGTTGGAACATTCATAGTAGTTTGTATCCTAGAAATGAATTTCATACCTTGCAAATCCATGTCAAAGCCTAGGGTTGATAGTAAACCTCGAACCTCCCTTACATTAATGACCTTATACTCGGTCAATCCCAGAACCCAAATTTGTCTTTCATGATAATTAATACTGTGGATCTTGTAGTGTTTCAATCTCGGTTTGATTTTCTCTGTGTTACACAGAGGCAAGCACACACTTCAGAGACGATTAAGGATCAGAACCATGCAATTTGGAACTGCCCACAATATCAATGAAATTTACGACAGTGTGGATCATGAAGTTGTTCTCTCATTGCTCGTTCACAAGGTAAAAgtaatttcatgtttttatctCGGCTCCAGCGAAAGAAAGGAATCCATTATTAATCTGCTAATTATGTAtgtattttcataattatttctCTGCAGGTAATTTTAGCCTCTCTGGAAGATGGAGTCAGAGAAGGGAGGGCATTGCTGCATGATTGGCTAGTAATTCTAACAGCACAATACAACGATGCCTTTAACCTTGTCCAATACAAAAACGGAAATAAGTCAATGAGTTCTCAGATTGATATCACGTTTTCACAATGTCCTCAACTTGAGCCTTTGCCTCGTTTAGTCTTTGCCTTACTCCGTAATCCCCTTCTCCGGTTTCATGAAGAAGGTGTTCATCCTGATTACAGAATCTACTTGCAATGCCTTTTCAGGTAACCATCCCAATGAACTACTAATAACCAACCTAGAGTCAGCGTGAACAATATTGTATATTTAGTGTATTTTTTCGATCGTGgatttatttggaaaaaatacCTTGGTATCTCATGTAAACAGACCACAAGCAAGGCTTTAGTCTCTAAATTTCGTGTTTGTgttcttctgttttgttttccttaaaACTGCAGTGTGTTGGACCCGAGCTCTCTTCATTGCGGCATTTACCCAGCACTAATGTCATATTCAACACCGGATACACTGGCATATCCGCGTCATTCGTTGAGCCGTGCAGCATTGATAACAAGTGGTAGTCCGATATTTTTCCTAGATGCATATACCACTTTGATAGTCTTCTACTCATCAACAGCAGACCCGTCAATACCTTTCCCTCCACCTCAAGACTGTAAGTTTTCTCACCAAATGAAATCCAGTTCAACCACCTTTAGATCTTTGAGACTATGTTGATTCGAAAACTTATATCTTACAGGTTTATTGAGGCAGACCATAAATAAAGTGAAGCAAGAAAGGAGCATCACACCAAAACTAGTGTTTATCCGAGGAGGACGAGACGATGCTACTGTCTTTGAGAACTATCTTATAGAAGAACAAGATGTGGACGGTAATGGTTTTGCTAGCGCCATGGGTTTCGTGTCTTTCCTCGATGATATTTCGCAGCGTGTCACTGAATACATGAAGTGAAAGCCAAATGACCCTCTAGTTTATTATACatccaaactcaaaattttcaactgtGTCAGAGTTTTACTCTTCTTGTTGTAACATTTGCTTTAGACTAGCATCCCAACTTTTTTGCTCTCttaatcaaaatgaataattaagCTAAAATTTTGTTGCAAAACTTCATTTTCTAAACTTTGACTTACATATTTGGTAACACTAGAGCCAAAGAGCAAAAAGATATGTTAGTCTATTACATGCTCATGGCCACAACCACTGCTTCAAGCTTACAAGCTAATCTCCAACATAAACCTGAAAACATGTTCTTAGCAAAAATATAACCTTGAGttcattcatcttcttcatcactctctACCTCTTCACCACTTCCACTTACGCTCCCGTCCTCGTTCTCATTATCTTCACCAACCCCGCTCCCATTTTCTTCCATGCTATGGTCCTCATTCCCGCTCTCTTCGCTCTCATTCCCATTCTCTTCCATGCTGTTTTCCTCATCCTCCTTCTCGTTCTCCTCATCATTCCCATTCTCTTCCGTATTTTCATCGTCGTTCTCCTCATCATTCCCATTCTCTTCTGTATTTTCATCGTCattctcatcttcctcatcgTTTCCATTCTCATCCTCCTCATCGTTtccattctcttcttccgTGTTGTCATTCTCAGTCTCCTCGTCATTCCTCTTAGTTTCCTCATCTATTTTGCTTTTCCTTGCACCCTTTTGCGTAGATGGTTCTTCctgtttcctcttcttcgtctctttgGGCTTCGAAGCAGTTCCACTTGAAGATTTCAAAGCAGCTCCACCAGCAGGATACGAAGCAGCTGCAGCACCCGCCTTTTTCCCcgcattcttcttcttaaaatcTGAAAACCAGTCATGTGGATTACACTAGGATTGACATCATAAGCTCAAAGTGCACACACCTAGGCCAGTGTCCATAACAAGACAAATCACAACCTAAGCCATTTCTACTAACACTCCATGAAAGTAACAACAGATAGTGACAATAGGATCTTCATCCGAACAAAACACTTACCTTCAAGAGAAGATTTAAGCGGCTCCAAAAATTCTGAAAAATCCATTTCTTCTAATGCCTTAAACACATCATCAGCCTTCATAGTTTGTCTTCTTGCatctttacaaaaatcatttgCCCTATATCATTCACCCCCAAATTAAACTAAATCCATCAATTCGATCgatcacaattcacaaacaCTAACATTCATCAATTGAATCACATTAACATAAACCCAAACTTGGAACATTCCAAATCATTCACTATCATAGTGCAGAAATTCGAAAAAAAGTTAGGGTTTGTGAAGTGTACATACGTGGCGGAGAGGTAGTGGATGAAGATCCTCGCACTCTCTGAGAATGCGAGCAAAGCTTCCTTGTGAATACTGACGTCATAATCCGGCGAACACTCCgacagcttcttcttcaccacccGGCGCACAATAGCTAGCGGCAGCTCGTCCACCACCACTTTCTCCGACTCCAttcttctctcctctctctcagTCGCCGTCTTTCCCGCCTTTATGTTaataatacaacaaaacacatCGGCCCAGTAAGCTGATCAGcctattaaaatatttaaaagccCATATTCAAGTTTATAAGCACTAAAGAGTTATGACCACGCCGCTCAATATTACCCGTTGGATTGATTGACAAAATCCTAGCCGTCAAATCGTACTAGCAAATCGGCCCATTATTCAAATTGATAAGCACTAAAGAGTTATGAGCACGTTGTCAATCTCACCGTTGGATAACCTTTATTAAATCTTCACCGTCCAATCGTAATACTAATAAATTCGATCAAAACACGAATAAGAATCGGAGTCGTCTTCAACCTCTGGAATTTGAGACATCTTCGAATAACCAGATTCTCCGAATTCGAGCCATTTCTAAGAATTTCATACTCTGATTAATGTCTTACTCAAACGCCTACGCACCGTCGGCACCGGAGCTACCAGAATCGTTCGTTCAGCAGCAGCACGATGGTGAAAGTAGATACACTTACGCGTATCCATCATATCAACCAACTCAGCAATTCAGCTCTTACTCCGGGATGTTTTCCCCGGAAACGCATCCGGAGATTGTGAGGAGCTTTGAGTCGGCGGATAGAAACCGGAGCGGATTTCTCGAAGAATCGGAGCTCCGGCAAGCGTTGTCGTTATCTGGGTACGATGGAATTAGTAACAGAACGATTAGGTTGCTGTTGTTTATTTACAAGATTCCTGTAGATTCTCTGCTTCGGCTTGGTAAATTCACTTATTGCAGCTTTTGAAATTGGCtttttgatttcaaatatgAATGATGTTACAAAATAGCCATGTTTCTACCTTTTTATGTAGGTCCTAAGGAGTATGTTGAGTTATGGAACTGCCTTGCGCAATGGCGTGTAAGTGAACACTTATGTGGATCAATCTAGTTGAGGCAATGTGTGTATTCTTCTATgccttaaaagttaaaaatggAGTGTTACTTTTCAATGTGTGTTCTTTTGTAGGCAATATTTAACAGGTACGATAGAGATAGGAGTGGAAAGATGAATTCTACCCAGCTCAGAGACGCTTTCTATAATCTCGGGTGCGTGCTTCCAACCTCGGTTCACCAGCTTATCGTATCTCAGTTTGATGATGGGACTGGCAAAACTGTTGACCTATGTTTCGACAGCTTCCTCGAGTAAGTTTTCTGTATGTTTTCATCGATTCTTGCGGTTCTTAATTTGTATACTAAGCATCATCGGTTTGTTTCCCTCATTTTGTTCTGCAGGTGTGGGATGATTGTGAAGGTATGATCTTTTAACCTCCATGAGAATTTCGACAATGTGTTTACATGAATCTAAACCACTTGAAATTGTTTAAAATGTGTCGTATGCTTATTAACAGGGATTGACAGAGAAGTTCAGGGAGAACGACCCTGGTTACACAGGCTACGCAACGCTCTCTTACGATGTCTTCATGTTGATGGTCATTCCGTTCATCGCCACCTATGATTAATGGTCACTTgctacttctttctttttctcaatcaCAGATTCAAGTTGTATATAGATAATAGATGCCTGAGTACTGACTGAATAGGAGAGTGAATTCAAACTAGTGAATAGTGTAATAAGCTAATGCTGAAGAGAGCAAGAGAATAAtaaatcaaagctttaagattATAACAAGTTTTTTAGCAGTAACAGAAGTGAAATGTTAAGAGCCAATTTTGAGCTGTTTGCAAACAGATAATCCTAAAATCACTGAACCAAGGACCGAGAAGGCTCCTTGCCTTGAACGCCAAAACTCGATCCACGTCAATGGTCTTCTAATTTCAATCAAAACCTTCTCGAACTGTTGGTGAAGGTCGTCAAGAGAGCCATTATTATCGATCACAACATCAGCTTTGCTTCTTTTCGAATCCAACGGCATCTGAGCCATCACTCTGTTTCTTGCATCTTCCTCACTCAATCCATCTCTCTCCATCAGTCTCTTAAGTTGTGTCTCTTGACTAACCCACACAACCACAATAGGTTTAGTCCATTTATCCATCTTCACTTCGAACAACAAAGGGATATCGACAACTATCACTTTAGCTCCACTCGCCCATTGTTTCAGAATTTCCCAGAAGATACCACTTGATATGTATGGAGCCATCAGCCTATAGAGTGAAAGACACAACTTCCAAATTCAGAATCTTATACATTAGACAATAAAGGGAATTCTCAATTCCTTACTTGTTTAGAAGTTGACGCTTGGAATCAGACGAGAACACAATCTGACCGAGTTTTGGCCGATCCACTTCTCCACTAGGAAGCAGAATCTCCTCACCAAAAGCTGCAACGACTCTTTTCCATCCACCGCTTCCTTTCTTCAATACATCCTATATAGTAAAACAACACATTTCCACATCTTTTACTAAACTTCTCTTGAGCTAAATTGCATCTAGGAGTACATCTCTCTTAGCAACGGTGACACAATAGTTACAAAAGAATTCCAGCAAGTAGAAAAGAGAGATGTTTGTTCCTTACTCGAGCAACAACATCAGCGTCAACAACGGGAATGCCACTAGCCTTGAAGAGGTTAGACACTGTACTCTTCCCAGACGCTATGCCTCCCGTTAACCCGACtattctcattctctttttccCCTCTTTTACTCCTCAGGAACACTTATATTTTCCCAGTGTACAAGTTACAATTGGTTTCTTCAGGATTTTCCTTCAAGAGTAGTAGACAAAACCAGAAATACACAAGTTAAGGATCTGACAACGTATTTGAatcacacaaaataaaaataaatactgaATCAGGGTTTTAGAAATCAATGAACAAAGCAAAATTGAACATGAATAGAGTAACCACAGATATTGAAAAATCAATGAacaaagaagttttttttttatttgtcaaagAAATGAACAAAGAAGCTAATTGGCAATAAACCATAGATAAAGAGACATCGGCTCGAACAGGAAAAACAGAAGAGTGGAGAATACGAAAGAGTAACCTCCTCAGCCACCGGAATACGAAGAAATCGACGCCGTAGATGGACAAAAAATTGGGGTAATTAATTGACTATAAACATCAAAGTGACTGGACCAATTTAATCCTTTCTATCTATGAATCTAAAGCTAAGTTGAACATGAATTGAGTAGCCATACATATTGAAACATCAattgaacaaagaaacaaattggCAATAAACCATAGATGAATTCAACAATTGTTGAGGAGATGTTTTTTACTGCATTTTAAACCGATACTGTATCACCACATCTTAtgaattcaaaactaaaaacatacAACTTCAAACACAGACATATCCAACCAAAAAGATAGAATCTGCAGCTTATGAATTCAAACACATCATATACAACAAGAGGAAAGATAAAAACCCAAATAGCAACGGAAGCAACAAAGGCCAAATTCTCAAGCAATTCACATACAAAACATGTCTGAACTACTAATAGAAACTCGACATGTACCTATTCGTATCGAGAATAAATGAATCGACCCAcaatttcaaatcaaatatgAATCAACCCACAAGTTCATAGCTacacaaaattcaatttttccaGACCAACCTTTAGAGAATCACCTTTAGAGAACACACGAACACTAACACACTTTAACCCAGATTTCTTTGAGCTGAAACTATTAAACCCCAAACATATGAATCAGATTCCAAAAATAGAGAATCTATCAAAgtgtaaaaataagaaagatgaaagatatAGAGagacaaatcaaaacttttctCACAATCGATGaagagataaaaaagaaagagatcgaagaaaagattgaagaagaagaagaagaagagagcgtttgaagaagaagaagagaattttatatcgaagaaaaaacaaaaaaaaagaaacaattaagaaaagaaaaaagttttaagcCATTGAAGCCCGAAACCTTTTCTCTACTTTGATTTAATTAGggcttttaatttatttagtgGGCTAGGACCGGCCCTAAATGTTAAGCCCGTTTTAACATCCCTAGGTACATATAATTGTGAACACTATACGGGCACACGATTAACCTTTTCATCAAAATAAGGTAGCGATGAATGATTTCAGTTTTGGctaacaaattacaaaaaaaaattgctttatGTTCAAACATAGCTAGatcttcaaaatatattatggaGATACATAATAATTCAACATGCATGCTCTTGATATAAATTTGGATTCTATTAATATTAGGTTTTATTACCTTCCATCTTGGATACATGTACATTACATACGTGTTGGATTGGAAAGAATGTTAGAAAACATAATAGCCATAATCCTCATGAAAAGGAAGGACAGCCGTGTGTGGGTAATGGGTATAGAGAGACCTTCGTGGAAAAAATTAGTGATCCCAAATATACGTGAACGCATATGCACTCATCAATACTATACTTTGACTTCACATCTCTAGCTCGAATTAAAGTttgatacaagaaaaaaaaatcgaaattaaaatgacctttaaaaaaaatgacatcTTTATAGTTTATACCAATTAATTATTTGACAGCTTGACACTTCACCAAGACCCACATTGATAGTGTGACACCTTGAACGGATCAGATTCGAATATGTAATAATGGCAGATCGAGCAAGAAGTTTCATGGACccatatatatgtacttttttttatttgtacaaGTACGTTTGTTATATGCATAGTTAGGAACTTTTGATAGATACTGAAATGGGAATGCCttccagaaagaaaaaaaacgcaTTCTTGAGAGTGTTTGGCACCATGTCAGTACCCAATGTAGTTTTGTAAGGTGGCTACCACATGTCATGTATTGATTAGCTGTCTTCTAAGCATCCAAAAACTAACCCACATTAGGTGATTATTACATATCATTATATGTCTTATTTCACTTATCATATAGAAATTCACACATtattaatcaatatttttttactaatttctAATAAGGAAATTAGGAAAACAGATTTGCGTCCACTATAACATCCACGTAAACTTCGAAGAAGCTTTTGTTGAAATGTTTCCGCAACTGTAGACTAATTTCATAACCATTGAAAAACTCTATAAAATTcatgaattaataattacgTTTAGAGACTGTTGTGAGACCCTACCGCGTGGTAATGCCGAAGGTAAAATGAATAGatatttgaaaagaaacaCTTTTGATGGAACAAACCGACTTTTTGACAATCTCATTAAACTATTGTTGATGGTACCAATGGACTTTTGTATAGCTGAAGTTGTGaggaacatttttttttatcacgaGATATGATTCACATGATCATAGCAAGTTGAAAGTTAACCAAAAGTGGTGTGACCCACATTTAACTATGTTAATAACAtactaattttgtaatacacacaaaaaaaatagcataattacaaaaactaGCTTACTGtattttagaaagaaataaaaagttgagctaaagagaaaacaaagatatttaAATTGATTGGTTAAATTGTGGATCACTAGATagataaactttttctttggtgaATAATAGATAGATAAACTTAGTATTTAATGATGTATCATTAAGGAACTTAAATAAAAGCTCACATATACTCTTAGCATAATCACATAAAATTGGCTTTcaatgttttagaaaaataattgagcTAAAAAGTAAACagggatatatatatatatatatatatatattgatggaAATTGGTTGAAAATTGTGGATTTAGATGGATACGTTCagtttttaactatttatcATTGAAACTTGGGTTGCAGAAACATAAAacctaataaaattatatttactcACAGattctttataatattttagcacaatttaacaaacaaattgtttAAACATTTTTCCAGTCAAggaataaattaatttttttaatttttgtgaatCCAATACATGACAAAGAATTGTATACCTCACCTATAATCAACtaacatattaaaacaaaaatcctaCAAGGACAGACAAAGACACAAGCGAAGCTTATCTCATCCTCATCTTGTCGCCCATATCGAGTATGAACCAAGCCACAGCCAAACCCATCACGACTCTccacaaattcaaaatctgCACAATTATTCAACATCCACATTATCAATATCTtatcatatataatcatatatatatatatatatattccttaattttaatcataacataatatataaactaatagaaagtaaaaattctattgtttttagaacattttctcaaaacaataatgaaacaaaacgttaaaaatgtaaatataaaaaatgaaaagaggaATTTACCTTAATTGTAGTTGCCCTTGAAGTATAGATAATATCAGGTAAATAACCTTGCATACCGACATTGTAAACCGGTTTACCATCCGGATAAAAAAGTCCATAATTCCTCTCAGAAACCG
It encodes the following:
- the NF-YB11 gene encoding nuclear factor Y, subunit B11 (''nuclear factor Y, subunit B11'' (NF-YB11); FUNCTIONS IN: sequence-specific DNA binding transcription factor activity; INVOLVED IN: regulation of transcription; LOCATED IN: intracellular; EXPRESSED IN: 21 plant structures; EXPRESSED DURING: 13 growth stages; CONTAINS InterPro DOMAIN/s: Transcription factor CBF/NF-Y/archaeal histone (InterPro:IPR003958), Histone-fold (InterPro:IPR009072); BEST Arabidopsis thaliana protein match is: nuclear factor Y, subunit B1 (TAIR:AT2G38880.7); Has 148542 Blast hits to 60498 proteins in 2540 species: Archae - 708; Bacteria - 15552; Metazoa - 38569; Fungi - 16830; Plants - 7103; Viruses - 1761; Other Eukaryotes - 68019 (source: NCBI BLink).) — encoded protein: MESEKVVVDELPLAIVRRVVKKKLSECSPDYDVSIHKEALLAFSESARIFIHYLSATANDFCKDARRQTMKADDVFKALEEMDFSEFLEPLKSSLEDFKKKNAGKKAGAAAASYPAGGAALKSSSGTASKPKETKKRKQEEPSTQKGARKSKIDEETKRNDEETENDNTEEENGNDEEDENGNDEEDENDDENTEENGNDEENDDENTEENGNDEENEKEDEENSMEENGNESEESGNEDHSMEENGSGVGEDNENEDGSVSGSGEEVESDEEDE
- a CDS encoding Calcium-binding EF-hand family protein (Calcium-binding EF-hand family protein; FUNCTIONS IN: calcium ion binding; INVOLVED IN: biological_process unknown; LOCATED IN: cellular_component unknown; EXPRESSED IN: stem; CONTAINS InterPro DOMAIN/s: EF-Hand 1, calcium-binding site (InterPro:IPR018247), EF-HAND 2 (InterPro:IPR018249), EF-hand-like domain (InterPro:IPR011992), Calcium-binding EF-hand (InterPro:IPR002048); BEST Arabidopsis thaliana protein match is: Calcium-binding EF-hand family protein (TAIR:AT5G04170.1); Has 30201 Blast hits to 17322 proteins in 780 species: Archae - 12; Bacteria - 1396; Metazoa - 17338; Fungi - 3422; Plants - 5037; Viruses - 0; Other Eukaryotes - 2996 (source: NCBI BLink).); the encoded protein is MSYSNAYAPSAPELPESFVQQQHDGESRYTYAYPSYQPTQQFSSYSGMFSPETHPEIVRSFESADRNRSGFLEESELRQALSLSGYDGISNRTIRLLLFIYKIPVDSLLRLGPKEYVELWNCLAQWRAIFNRYDRDRSGKMNSTQLRDAFYNLGCVLPTSVHQLIVSQFDDGTGKTVDLCFDSFLECGMIVKGLTEKFRENDPGYTGYATLSYDVFMLMVIPFIATYD
- a CDS encoding Calcium-binding EF-hand family protein, yielding MSYSNAYAPSAPELPESFVQQQHDGESRYTYAYPSYQPTQQFSSYSGMFSPETHPEIVRSFESADRNRSGFLEESELRQALSLSGYDGISNRTIRLLLFIYKIPVDSLLRLGPKEYVELWNCLAQWRAIFNRYDRDRSGKMNSTQLRDAFYNLGCVLPTSVHQLIVSQFDDGTGKTVDLCFDSFLE